In the genome of Lacerta agilis isolate rLacAgi1 chromosome 2, rLacAgi1.pri, whole genome shotgun sequence, one region contains:
- the PRR7 gene encoding proline-rich protein 7 isoform X3, protein MKRRQEERLREQHLRTLEMEPLHYEGYGGPAYGGSSYGGGYIRNPPGIAVPHRLRIEPHRPHLPPPRPWSCRHGKGTRRGLSPLLVQNTVAFGRSAASAEPDPSKPPCYEEAVLMAEPPPPYSEVLTDTRGLYRKITTPFLSHDQPEKQEQPPSYKPLFLDRGYSSALHLPSTASRGPTCTNLYLEAEHSQRIFPSWTDSEFSARGSYEPGPWHLPVSMPLFGRTTAV, encoded by the exons ATGAAGCGGCGGCAGGAGGAGCGGCTGCGAGAGCAGCACCTGCGCACCCTGGAGATGGAGCCCCTCCACTACGAGGGCTATGGGGGCCCTGCCTATGGGGGCTCCAGCTACGGGGGCGGGTACATCAGGAACCCGCCGGGCATCGCGGTACCTCACCGACTCCGGATCGAGCCCCATCGCCCTCACCTCCCACCCCCAAGGCCCTGGAGCTGCAGGCATGGTAAGGGCACCCGAAGGGGACTGAGCCCACTCCTGGTGCAGAATACGGTCGCGTTTGGGAGGAGCGCTGCTTCTGCAG AGCCAGATCCATCCAAGCCACCTTGCTACGAGGAAGCAGTGCTGATGGCCGAGCCGCCGCCGCCTTACAGCGAAGTGCTGACGGACACGCGCGGCTTGTACCGCAAGATCACCACCCCCTTCCTGAGCCACGATCAGCCGGAGAAGCAGGAGCAGCCGCCCAGCTACAAGCCCCTCTTCCTGGACCGGGGCTACAGCTCAGCGCTCCACCTGCCCAGCACAGCCAGCCGGGGCCCCACCTGCACCAACCTCTACTTGGAGGCTGAGCACTCGCAGCGCATCTTCCCCAGCTGGACAGACTCAGAATTCAGCGCCAGAGGCAGCTATGAGCCGGGGCCCTGGCACCTGCCGGTCTCAATGCCTTTGTTTGGCAGGACTACAGCAGTTTAG
- the PRR7 gene encoding proline-rich protein 7 isoform X2 — MVMSHGTYTFLTCFAGFWLIWGLIVLLCCFCSYLRRRMKRRQEERLREQHLRTLEMEPLHYEGYGGPAYGGSSYGGGYIRNPPGIAVPHRLRIEPHRPHLPPPRPWSCRHEPDPSKPPCYEEAVLMAEPPPPYSEVLTDTRGLYRKITTPFLSHDQPEKQEQPPSYKPLFLDRGYSSALHLPSTASRGPTCTNLYLEAEHSQRIFPSWTDSEFSARGSYEPGPWHLPVSMPLFGRTTAV, encoded by the exons ATGGTGATGTCCCACGGCACCTACACCTTCCTCACCTGCTTTGCCGGCTTCTGGCTGATCTGGGGGCTCATTGTGTTGCTATGTTGCTTCTGCAGCTACCTGCGGCGGCGCATGAAGCGGCGGCAGGAGGAGCGGCTGCGAGAGCAGCACCTGCGCACCCTGGAGATGGAGCCCCTCCACTACGAGGGCTATGGGGGCCCTGCCTATGGGGGCTCCAGCTACGGGGGCGGGTACATCAGGAACCCGCCGGGCATCGCGGTACCTCACCGACTCCGGATCGAGCCCCATCGCCCTCACCTCCCACCCCCAAGGCCCTGGAGCTGCAGGCATG AGCCAGATCCATCCAAGCCACCTTGCTACGAGGAAGCAGTGCTGATGGCCGAGCCGCCGCCGCCTTACAGCGAAGTGCTGACGGACACGCGCGGCTTGTACCGCAAGATCACCACCCCCTTCCTGAGCCACGATCAGCCGGAGAAGCAGGAGCAGCCGCCCAGCTACAAGCCCCTCTTCCTGGACCGGGGCTACAGCTCAGCGCTCCACCTGCCCAGCACAGCCAGCCGGGGCCCCACCTGCACCAACCTCTACTTGGAGGCTGAGCACTCGCAGCGCATCTTCCCCAGCTGGACAGACTCAGAATTCAGCGCCAGAGGCAGCTATGAGCCGGGGCCCTGGCACCTGCCGGTCTCAATGCCTTTGTTTGGCAGGACTACAGCAGTTTAG
- the PRR7 gene encoding proline-rich protein 7 isoform X1 → MVMSHGTYTFLTCFAGFWLIWGLIVLLCCFCSYLRRRMKRRQEERLREQHLRTLEMEPLHYEGYGGPAYGGSSYGGGYIRNPPGIAVPHRLRIEPHRPHLPPPRPWSCRHGKGTRRGLSPLLVQNTVAFGRSAASAEPDPSKPPCYEEAVLMAEPPPPYSEVLTDTRGLYRKITTPFLSHDQPEKQEQPPSYKPLFLDRGYSSALHLPSTASRGPTCTNLYLEAEHSQRIFPSWTDSEFSARGSYEPGPWHLPVSMPLFGRTTAV, encoded by the exons ATGGTGATGTCCCACGGCACCTACACCTTCCTCACCTGCTTTGCCGGCTTCTGGCTGATCTGGGGGCTCATTGTGTTGCTATGTTGCTTCTGCAGCTACCTGCGGCGGCGCATGAAGCGGCGGCAGGAGGAGCGGCTGCGAGAGCAGCACCTGCGCACCCTGGAGATGGAGCCCCTCCACTACGAGGGCTATGGGGGCCCTGCCTATGGGGGCTCCAGCTACGGGGGCGGGTACATCAGGAACCCGCCGGGCATCGCGGTACCTCACCGACTCCGGATCGAGCCCCATCGCCCTCACCTCCCACCCCCAAGGCCCTGGAGCTGCAGGCATGGTAAGGGCACCCGAAGGGGACTGAGCCCACTCCTGGTGCAGAATACGGTCGCGTTTGGGAGGAGCGCTGCTTCTGCAG AGCCAGATCCATCCAAGCCACCTTGCTACGAGGAAGCAGTGCTGATGGCCGAGCCGCCGCCGCCTTACAGCGAAGTGCTGACGGACACGCGCGGCTTGTACCGCAAGATCACCACCCCCTTCCTGAGCCACGATCAGCCGGAGAAGCAGGAGCAGCCGCCCAGCTACAAGCCCCTCTTCCTGGACCGGGGCTACAGCTCAGCGCTCCACCTGCCCAGCACAGCCAGCCGGGGCCCCACCTGCACCAACCTCTACTTGGAGGCTGAGCACTCGCAGCGCATCTTCCCCAGCTGGACAGACTCAGAATTCAGCGCCAGAGGCAGCTATGAGCCGGGGCCCTGGCACCTGCCGGTCTCAATGCCTTTGTTTGGCAGGACTACAGCAGTTTAG